CGTTAAACACGGAACATTCAAACTGCTGGATATCCGGGTTCTCGGTACGGACCGCGTCGATCAGATCGTCCAGGTCCTGGAAGATAAGACCGTCTGCGCCGATGATCTGGCGAATCTCATCCACTTCACGACCATGCGCAATCAGTTCGTTTGCAGTAGGCATATCGATGCCGTACACGTTCGGGAAGCGAATCTCCGGTGCCGCAGAGGCCAGATAGACCTTTTTCGCCCCGGCTTCACGTGCCATTTCAATAATCTGCTCTGAGGTGGTGCCGCGCACAATGGAGTCATCCACCAGCAGGACATTTTTATCACGGAACTCCGCGCGGTTGGCGTTCAGTTTGCGGCGTACGGACTTACGGCGCAGCTGCTGTCCCGGCATGATAAAGGTACGACCAACGTAGCGGTTTTTCACAAACCCCTGACGGTACGGCTTGCCGAGAATACGCGCAATTTCCAGCGCGATATCGCAGGAGGTTTCTGGAATCGGGATGACCACGTCGATATCCAGATCCTCCCACTCACGAGCAATTTTTTCGCCAAGCTTGGTACCCATGTTCACACGGGCGCTGTAGACGGAAATCTTGTCGATGAAGGAATCCGGACGCGCGAAGTAAACATACTCGAACAGGCACGGATTGCTGACCGGGTTTTCGGCACACTGACGGGTGAATAGCTGCCCTTTCTCCGTGATATAAACCGCTTCGCCCGACGCAACGTCACGCAGGAATTCAAAGCCCAGGGTATCCAGCGCGACGCTTTCAGACGCCACCATATATTCGGTGCGACCGTCGCCGACATCACGTTTACCCAACACCAGCGGACGGATACCGTTCGGGTCACGGAAGGCAACCATACCGTGACCAATAATCATCGCCACACAGGCATACGCGCCGCGGATCTGGCGGTTGGTCGCGGCAATCGCGGCAAAAATGTTGTCTGCTTCCAGCGGGTAGTGACGGAAGTTATCCAGTTCACTGGCGAAGATATTGAGCAGGATCTCAGAATCTGAGGTGGTATTGATGTGACGGCGCTTCTCCTCAAACAGCTTTTTACGCAGTTCGTGGGCATTGGTCAGGTTGCCATTGTGGGCAAGCGTGATGCCATACGGGGAGTTGACGTAGAAAGGTTGAGCTTCAGAGGCGCTGGAGCTGCCAGCCGTTGGATAACGCACATGACCGATGCCCATGTTGCCCTGCATACGCTGCATGTGGCGAGCTTCAAAAACATCACTCACCAGACCGTTTGCCTTACGCAAACGGAAGCAGTTATTTGCATCGATGGTGATAATGCCAGCGGCATCCTGACCACGATGCTGAAGCACTGTTAAGGCGTCATAAATCGACTGGTTAACCGGCATAACACCGGCGATACCGACAATACCGCACATACGTCTTTTTCCTCGTTAAGCTACAACCCAACGCTTATGCTCTGGGCAAGAAACTTGACGAGCTTTGCAGATAGTCAAAGAACCATCTGATGATGAAACTGAACTCCGGGATCAGCCGTGACTTACTCCAGTCCTCACCTTTCGACAGGCCGGTAAAGGTGTCGAGAAAGAACAGAATAGCAGCCACAATCAACACGCCGCGCAGAGCCCCGAAACAGACCCCCAGAACCCGGTCGGTACCTGACAGACCGGTTTTCTCAACCAGTTGCCCTACCACGTAGTTCACAATGGCGCCGACGATCAGCGTCGCGATAAACAGCACCGCGATGGCAATCCCGTTTCGAACCAGTTCGTCTTCAAAGCCCGAAAACCAGACAGACAGGTAAGTGTAGTAATGGCTGGCGACAAAGAAAGCACAACCCCATGTCACCAACGATAACGCTTCACGAACAAAGCCACGGATCAGGCTAACCAGACAGGAAAAACCAATCACCGCGATAATGGCGTAATCAATCCAGACCATATGTGTCCCACGATTTTACGCCCTGTCGTCCTGTTCGGGGCGCATTCTAACAGAAAAAGAAAACGTTTGCGTAGGGATTTCCTTCCCGCGCGTAAATAAAAATGGCGCTGAAAAAAACTTCAACGCCATACCGTTTTATGCCTCTTCGGGCACTGCCGGATGGCGGTGTAAACGCCTTATCCGGCCGACATACAACAAGGTGGGAAGCCTGATAAGACGCCGAGCGCTGTCATCAGGCAACCCTCACTTAGTTCGGGCTGTACCCCATCACCACTCCGCTTAATCCGGAGATTTGCTGTAGCTCACCGAGCGAGCCTTTCAGCTTGTCGCGTGATGCATCCGGCCCCACGAGAATACGGGTTATTTTACCCTGTACTGGCGTTGACGGAGAAGTATATACCCGGAAACCTGCGGCACGAAGTTTACCCACGATCTCATTGACCTTATCGGCATTTTTCAGCGCCCCTAACTGCACAACGTAGGCTTTACCCGTTGGCGCCGGTTTCTCTTCTGCCGCCGGTTTTGGCGCAGGAGCGGGAACCGGAGCAGGCGTTGCCTCTACAGGCGGCTTCGGTTGCGGCTTCGGCTTTTCAACCGGTTTTGGTTTGGGCTGCTCTACCGGCGCTGGCGTCGAATCAAGCTCAGGATTATTCGCTGATGCATAGCGTGACGGATCCAACGACGGTGCCGCCGCATCGCCTGCCCGTACCTCTTCCGCCGCCCCTTCTGGCGGCTGAGTCGGCAAAGCCTGCGTTGCCGCTGGCATCATATCCGGCTCATCGCGATCGCCCGGTTTCGGGACCAGCGGGATCGCCGCGAATTCATCCTGATAATGTTTTTTCTGCCCGTCGAGCAGCCCGGGCAACACAATGACGCCCAGCGCGACCAGCACGATCGTGCCGACTAAACGATTCTGAAACTTACTCGCCACCGATTCTCCCCGCGTCCATCACTTCCATGACATGTGCAACCGTGTGAAATGAACCGCACACCAGTACGGTATCTTCTGGTCTCGCGTCTGCCAGCGCCGCATGCCATGCCAGCGCGACACTGTCATAGACACTGCCTTTACCGAGATGTTCCAGCAGTTGTTCTGCCGTTGCGCCCCGGGGACCTTCCAGCGGAGCACAATACCAGTCGTCGACCACGCTTTTCAACCAGGCCAACGTTCCCGCAATATCCTTATCATGTAGCATACCGATAACGGCAAGAACGCGCCCCTTTTTCGGCAACATTTTCAGCCGTCCGGTGAGATATTCCGCCGCATGAGGATTATGCGCGACATCAAGAATGATGCGCGGCGACTCGCTCACAATCTGGAAACGTCCTGGTAGAATCGCCCGGGCAATCCCGTCGCGAATCGCCTGCTCACTGACGTTCAGGCCGCTGGCGCGCAGTGCCGCCAGCGCAGTCGCCGCATTAGGTTGAGGCACCTGTGGCAGCGGTAAATTCACCAGGCTACCGTGGCGATCGCTAAAAGACCAGCCCGTCTCCGTTACCGTAAACTGCCAGTCCTCGCCACGACGCTGTAACCGCGCGCCTTTCTCCAGTGCGACATCGGCGATGGTATAAGGCATTTCGGGTTCGCCGACAATCGCCGGTTTTCCCGCACGGAAAATACCGGCCTTTTCACGGCCAATGCTTTCACGATCCGGCCCCAGCCAGTCGGTATGATCCAGCGCGATGCTGGTGACTACGCCAACATCGGCATCGACGATATTTGTCGCGTCGAGTCGTCCACCCAGCCCAACTTCCAGGATCACCACATCCAGTTGTGCCTGCTTAAACAGCCACAATGCAGACAAAGTGCCGTATTCGAAATAGGTCAGCGAGATGTCCCCACGCGCCGCTTCGATCTCGGCAAAGGATTCGGTGTGAGCCGATTCGGGCAGTTCATTGCCACGTACACGCACACGTTCGGTGTAACGCACCAGATGTGGCGAACTGTATACCCCGACGTTATATCCCGCCGCCGTCAATACCGACTCCAGCGTCCGGCAGGTCGTGCCTTTGCCATTAGTGCCAGCCACGGTGAAGACAAACGGCGCAGGCTTCAGTACGCCCAGTCGCGCAGCCACCTGGCTTACGCGCTCAAGGCCCAGATCGATCGTTTTCGCGTGGAGGTTTTCCAGATAAGAAAGCCACGAGGCCAGGGGCGACGTGGCTTTAGGAATACGTTTGTTATTCATGATGCCCGTGAAATCGTTACGTTGAGAAAAGCAAAAGGGCAGCGCCTGTGGCCCTGCCCTTTTCAGTTATCAGGCCTCGGGTTCCTGATCCGGCACCGGTGGCACCACTACGCCTTCACGCGGGGTATCCGGATTTGGCGCCGGCAGATTCATCAGCTTCGCCAGAATGCTCGCCAGTTTCAGGCGCATCTCCGGACGGCGGATGATCATATCGATAGCGCCTTTTTCGATCAGAAACTCACTGCGCTGGAATCCCGGCGGCAGTTTCTCACGTACGGTTTGCTCAATAACTCGCGGACCCGCAAAGCCGATCAGCGCTTTCGGTTCAGCAATGTTGAGATCGCCGAGCATCGCGAAGCTTGCAGAGACGCCGCCCATTGTTGGGTCAGTCAGCACGGAGATGTACGGCAGACCACGCTCCTGCATTTTTGCCAGCGCTGCAGAGGTTTTCGCCATCTGCATCAGCGACATCAGCGCTTCCTGCATACGCGCACCGCCGGAGGCGGAGAAGCATACCAGCGGGCAGTTATCTTCCAGCGCCTGTTCAACGGCACGGACAAAACGTGCGCCGACCACAGAACCCATCGAGCCGCCCATGAAAGCAAACTCAAATGCCGCTGCCACAACCGGCATGCCGTGAAGCGTACCCTTCATCACGACCAGCGCATCTTTCTCGCCGGTTTCCTTTTGCGCGGACGCCAGACGGTCTTTGTATTTCTTGGAGTCACGGAACTTCAGCACGTCTTTCGGCTCGAGTTCGCTACCCAGCTCCACCAGCGTTCCTTCATCTAACAGGCTATGCAGGCGGTTACGCGCCGACATACGCATGTGATGGTCACACTTCGGACAGACCTCAAGATTACGTTCCAGCTCAGCACGGTATAAAACCTGACCGCAGCTATCACACTTAGTCCACACCCCTTCAGGAATGCTTGCCTTGCGGGTGGGAGTAATGTTGCTTTTAATTCGTTCAATCCAGCTCATTTATGACCTTTCTGCCTGAACCTGGTGTGTTCCAGTTTTGCCGTGGGGGCGCATAATGCCATTTTTGCCCCCAACAGACCATGAATGTTGCACATTAAAACATAACAGCCCGAAACTTTGGACAAAAAAGTGGTCGAACCGCTGAGTTAGTTTCTATTTTGTTACACGTGACGCTGCGCGTTTATGGCGAACAATTTCCACCACGCCCGGCAGGATCGATACCACAATAATCCCGACGATCAGCAACTTAAGGTTGTTCTGAATCATCGGAATGGTGCCGAAGAAGTAACCGGCATAGGTAAAGAGCAGAACCCACAACAGCGCCCCTATCACGTTATACGCCGCAAAATGACGATACGACATATGTCCCATTCCCGCCACAAACGGTGCAAATGTTCTGACAATCGGCACAAAGCGGGCGAGAATGATGGTTTTTCCACCGTGTTTTTCGTAAAACTGGTGTGTTTTGTCCAGATAGCTACGGCGGAAAATCTTCGAGTCCGGGTTACTGAATAACTTCTCGCCGAACAGGCGACCAATAGTGTAGTTCACCGCATCCCCGACAATCGCGGCAATCAGCATCAACACCACCATCAGGTGCACATTGAGATCGTTGGTGCCCAGCGACGCCAGCGCCCCCGCCACAAACAGCAGGGAGTCCCCCGGCAGGAACGGCGTGACCACCAGTCCGGTTTCACAGAACAAAATCAGGAACAAAATTGCGTAAACCCAGACGCCGTACTCTGCGACCAGTTCCGCCAGGTGCACATCAATATGCAGGATAAAATCGATGAGAAAGTAAATCAGGTCCATAGTTGTGCCTTTATACGACTCGAATTAGTCCGCCAGAAAGAGCGGGCCCATGGGCGGTTTAGGAAGATCAAACCGGTCAGGGTAGTCCACCGCAACCAGATACAGTCCTTCGGCCTTCGCCGTTGCCGCTGCGAGCGTTCTGTCCTTTGCCGCTAACAACTCTGCTATCCAGCTCTCCGGCTGGTTGTGGGCGCCTACTTCCATCAGGCTGCCAACAATGTTCCTGACCATATGATGTACAAAGGCATTCGCTTTGATATCGACCACCACATACGCCCCATGGCGCGACACATTAATATGCATCACGTTGCGCCACGGCGTGCGCGACTGGCACTGGACGGCGCGAAACGACGTAAAGTCATTCTCGCCAATCAGACACTGCGCCGCACGATGCATGCGTTCGGCGTCCAGCGGCTCGTAATAATGCGTCACCCCTTTGCCTAACACCGCCGGACGTAACCGGTGATTGTAGATGATGTAACGATATCGGCGAGCCGTGGCGCTGAATCGCGCGTGAAAATCTTCCGGTACAGCTTTCACCCATCGCACCGCAATGTCACCAGGCAAATTCGCATTTACACCCAATGTCCAGGCCGCATCTTTACGCAGCGCGGTGGTTTCAAAATGCACAACCTGTCCGGTGCCGTGCACACCGGCATCGGTGCGCCCGGCGCAAAAGACGTTAATCGGCTCATTGGCGACCTGCGAAAGCGCCTTTTCCAGCTTTTCCTGCACACTGCGGACTTCATTCTGACGCTGCCAGCCATAATATTTGCTGCCGTCATACTCGATGCCCAGCGCAATTTTATACACCGGCGGTTGTAGCTGGTCAGACATCAGTACAGGTACTCCTGCACCAGTTTTTCCGCAATTTTCACCGCCATCAGCGCGCCGCCAAAGCGGACGTTATCCGCCACGGACCAGAACTGAACCTGTTCCGGCATGCCGTAATCGTTACGCACGCAGCCCACAGACAGATGCGCGCTGCCTGAAGCGTCGCCCACCTGGGTCGGAAATTCACTCTCTTCTGACAGTACAATGTCTTCGCCGCGGGAAAAGGCATCACGCGCCTCTTCGGCAGCCAGTGGACGCAGCGCTTCAAATGCCACCATCTGCGCGTGACCGTAAAACACCGGTGACTGTACGCAGTTTGCCGAGATCAACAACCCATCATCCTGCATGATTTTGCGTACTTCATCGACGATCCGCCGCTCTTCACGCACGCTGCCTTCGCGATCCGGCAACAACGGCAACATGTTGAACGCCAGTTGGCGACCAAAGAAATCATCTTCATCGATGGGGATCCCGTTCAGCAGTTTCGCGCTTTGTCCGGCCAGTGCATCGACCGCTTTTTTACCCTGCGCAGATGCCGAAAGCAGACTGGTTACGGTGATGCGAGAAAGCCCACCCTGATCGATAAGCGGTTTCAGCGCGGCCAGCAGTTGGCTGGTCAGGCTGTTCGGCACGGCGATCACATTGCGATTGCGATAGTCCGCCAGCACGAACGGGTTCACTTCCGGCACCACCAGCGGAACGTCGGGTTCAAGCGCGAACAGACCGCTGGAATCAATGACCAGACAGCCCGCGTTTGTCGCCTCTTCAACCCAGGCCGCCGTGGCCTCAACGCCAGCAACGAAAAAGGCCAGTTGCGCCTGCGTCCAGTCAAATTCGGCCGCATCCTGCACAATCACTGACTTACCACCAAAGCGCAGATGTTCGCCTGCGCTTTCATTACGTGCCAGCGCAAAAATTTCCCCAACCGGGAACTGACGTTCAGCCAGGGTTTCAAGCAACGCTTCGCCAACGGCGCCCGTCGCGCCGAGGACGGCAATATTCCAGCCTTCAGACATGGTGGTTTACTCCAGAAAAGCATAAGCCTCCCTGCCGATTATTCGTCAGGGGGCATTAAGAAGACATTAACGTGTCGGGTGATGAACTGCGTTAAAACCCAGTTTACACAGTAACGCCGCCGCATCTGCGTCGTCGCACATCACATACAGTGAGGACCATTCACGACGCTCGAGGTAATTTTTGCGCAGTTTATCAAATTCACCCGGTATTCCGGCAACGTTGCGCAGCGGCGCATCGTCGCGGCGCACATCATACACCAAATGCACCAGTCTTTTCAGCGTCGGCTGATCCAACGGACCATGCAGCGTAATACGGCCAAATTCCGGGGCCGGCAGCAAGGTATCCAGCGCGACACGCTGCTCATGACCGATAAATGCGCTATATGCTTCAAAGACCTGCGTGGTGCCGCGCGCTTTGCCTTCCAGCGTGTAGCCCGCAATGTGCGCGGTGCCGATATCGATCGTGTTCAACAGGTCGACATTCAGATCCGGCTCGCCTTCCCAGACATCCAGAACCACACTCAGATCCTGTCCGGCTTTAAGACGCGCCAGCAACGCGGCGTTATCCACCACGGCGCCACGACAGGCATTAATCAGAATAGAGCCCGGTTTCAGACGAGAAATCAGCGCATCATCGGCCAGATGCAGCGTTTTGTAAGGCCTTTCTTTAAACAGCGGCGTGTGGAATGTCAGGACATCCGCTTCCTGAACCAGTTCATCAAGCGAGCGGAAGTCGCCCTCGTCCCCGCGATCCGCACGGGGTGGATCGCATAACAGCGTGCGGATCCCCAGTGCTTCCAGTCGCGCCTGCAGGCGTCCACCGACGTTACCTACACCGACAATCCCGACTGTACGATCGCGCAGCGCGAATCCGTCACGTTCAGCCAGCATCAGTAGCGCGGAGAACACATATTCCACCACCGCAATGGCGTTACAGCCAGGTGCCGCTGAAAATCCGATGCCCACCTGCCTGAGCCAGTCCTCATCCACATGGTCGGTACCCGCAGTTGCGGTACCCACAAACTTGATGGCTTTCCCTTCCAGCAGCGACGCGTTCACTTTGGTGACCGAACGCACCATTAACGCATCGGCATCATCCAGCTCAGCGACAGGGATGGGACGTCCGGGAACCGCTTTGACCTCACCCAGACGACTAAACAATTCGCGGGCATAAGGCATATTTTCATCAACGAGAATTTTCACGTCTGTCGTACCTGTTTGAGAACGAGAGTTAAC
The sequence above is drawn from the Citrobacter amalonaticus genome and encodes:
- the purF gene encoding amidophosphoribosyltransferase yields the protein MCGIVGIAGVMPVNQSIYDALTVLQHRGQDAAGIITIDANNCFRLRKANGLVSDVFEARHMQRMQGNMGIGHVRYPTAGSSSASEAQPFYVNSPYGITLAHNGNLTNAHELRKKLFEEKRRHINTTSDSEILLNIFASELDNFRHYPLEADNIFAAIAATNRQIRGAYACVAMIIGHGMVAFRDPNGIRPLVLGKRDVGDGRTEYMVASESVALDTLGFEFLRDVASGEAVYITEKGQLFTRQCAENPVSNPCLFEYVYFARPDSFIDKISVYSARVNMGTKLGEKIAREWEDLDIDVVIPIPETSCDIALEIARILGKPYRQGFVKNRYVGRTFIMPGQQLRRKSVRRKLNANRAEFRDKNVLLVDDSIVRGTTSEQIIEMAREAGAKKVYLASAAPEIRFPNVYGIDMPTANELIAHGREVDEIRQIIGADGLIFQDLDDLIDAVRTENPDIQQFECSVFNGVYVTKDVDQQYLDFLDSLRNDDAKAVQLQNEVENLEMHNEG
- the cvpA gene encoding colicin V production protein; amino-acid sequence: MVWIDYAIIAVIGFSCLVSLIRGFVREALSLVTWGCAFFVASHYYTYLSVWFSGFEDELVRNGIAIAVLFIATLIVGAIVNYVVGQLVEKTGLSGTDRVLGVCFGALRGVLIVAAILFFLDTFTGLSKGEDWSKSRLIPEFSFIIRWFFDYLQSSSSFLPRA
- the dedD gene encoding cell division protein DedD, with translation MASKFQNRLVGTIVLVALGVIVLPGLLDGQKKHYQDEFAAIPLVPKPGDRDEPDMMPAATQALPTQPPEGAAEEVRAGDAAAPSLDPSRYASANNPELDSTPAPVEQPKPKPVEKPKPQPKPPVEATPAPVPAPAPKPAAEEKPAPTGKAYVVQLGALKNADKVNEIVGKLRAAGFRVYTSPSTPVQGKITRILVGPDASRDKLKGSLGELQQISGLSGVVMGYSPN
- the folC gene encoding bifunctional tetrahydrofolate synthase/dihydrofolate synthase gives rise to the protein MNNKRIPKATSPLASWLSYLENLHAKTIDLGLERVSQVAARLGVLKPAPFVFTVAGTNGKGTTCRTLESVLTAAGYNVGVYSSPHLVRYTERVRVRGNELPESAHTESFAEIEAARGDISLTYFEYGTLSALWLFKQAQLDVVILEVGLGGRLDATNIVDADVGVVTSIALDHTDWLGPDRESIGREKAGIFRAGKPAIVGEPEMPYTIADVALEKGARLQRRGEDWQFTVTETGWSFSDRHGSLVNLPLPQVPQPNAATALAALRASGLNVSEQAIRDGIARAILPGRFQIVSESPRIILDVAHNPHAAEYLTGRLKMLPKKGRVLAVIGMLHDKDIAGTLAWLKSVVDDWYCAPLEGPRGATAEQLLEHLGKGSVYDSVALAWHAALADARPEDTVLVCGSFHTVAHVMEVMDAGRIGGE
- the accD gene encoding acetyl-CoA carboxylase, carboxyltransferase subunit beta, producing MSWIERIKSNITPTRKASIPEGVWTKCDSCGQVLYRAELERNLEVCPKCDHHMRMSARNRLHSLLDEGTLVELGSELEPKDVLKFRDSKKYKDRLASAQKETGEKDALVVMKGTLHGMPVVAAAFEFAFMGGSMGSVVGARFVRAVEQALEDNCPLVCFSASGGARMQEALMSLMQMAKTSAALAKMQERGLPYISVLTDPTMGGVSASFAMLGDLNIAEPKALIGFAGPRVIEQTVREKLPPGFQRSEFLIEKGAIDMIIRRPEMRLKLASILAKLMNLPAPNPDTPREGVVVPPVPDQEPEA
- a CDS encoding DedA family protein, with product MDLIYFLIDFILHIDVHLAELVAEYGVWVYAILFLILFCETGLVVTPFLPGDSLLFVAGALASLGTNDLNVHLMVVLMLIAAIVGDAVNYTIGRLFGEKLFSNPDSKIFRRSYLDKTHQFYEKHGGKTIILARFVPIVRTFAPFVAGMGHMSYRHFAAYNVIGALLWVLLFTYAGYFFGTIPMIQNNLKLLIVGIIVVSILPGVVEIVRHKRAASRVTK
- the truA gene encoding tRNA pseudouridine(38-40) synthase TruA; amino-acid sequence: MSDQLQPPVYKIALGIEYDGSKYYGWQRQNEVRSVQEKLEKALSQVANEPINVFCAGRTDAGVHGTGQVVHFETTALRKDAAWTLGVNANLPGDIAVRWVKAVPEDFHARFSATARRYRYIIYNHRLRPAVLGKGVTHYYEPLDAERMHRAAQCLIGENDFTSFRAVQCQSRTPWRNVMHINVSRHGAYVVVDIKANAFVHHMVRNIVGSLMEVGAHNQPESWIAELLAAKDRTLAAATAKAEGLYLVAVDYPDRFDLPKPPMGPLFLAD
- a CDS encoding aspartate-semialdehyde dehydrogenase; translated protein: MSEGWNIAVLGATGAVGEALLETLAERQFPVGEIFALARNESAGEHLRFGGKSVIVQDAAEFDWTQAQLAFFVAGVEATAAWVEEATNAGCLVIDSSGLFALEPDVPLVVPEVNPFVLADYRNRNVIAVPNSLTSQLLAALKPLIDQGGLSRITVTSLLSASAQGKKAVDALAGQSAKLLNGIPIDEDDFFGRQLAFNMLPLLPDREGSVREERRIVDEVRKIMQDDGLLISANCVQSPVFYGHAQMVAFEALRPLAAEEARDAFSRGEDIVLSEESEFPTQVGDASGSAHLSVGCVRNDYGMPEQVQFWSVADNVRFGGALMAVKIAEKLVQEYLY
- the pdxB gene encoding 4-phosphoerythronate dehydrogenase PdxB, whose protein sequence is MKILVDENMPYARELFSRLGEVKAVPGRPIPVAELDDADALMVRSVTKVNASLLEGKAIKFVGTATAGTDHVDEDWLRQVGIGFSAAPGCNAIAVVEYVFSALLMLAERDGFALRDRTVGIVGVGNVGGRLQARLEALGIRTLLCDPPRADRGDEGDFRSLDELVQEADVLTFHTPLFKERPYKTLHLADDALISRLKPGSILINACRGAVVDNAALLARLKAGQDLSVVLDVWEGEPDLNVDLLNTIDIGTAHIAGYTLEGKARGTTQVFEAYSAFIGHEQRVALDTLLPAPEFGRITLHGPLDQPTLKRLVHLVYDVRRDDAPLRNVAGIPGEFDKLRKNYLERREWSSLYVMCDDADAAALLCKLGFNAVHHPTR